One Burkholderia pyrrocinia DNA segment encodes these proteins:
- a CDS encoding TadE/TadG family type IV pilus assembly protein: protein MTRGATGARRARGVVSLEFVLMLPFLLMVLIGIIDTSLILCDKAVITNASREAARAGVMLRVPMLTTTQIANVAQNYMQNSLITGGTATTPAVTVSQANGTTAGTALTVTVTYTYSGMVLGSAFSALTGPVTVSATSVMLYE, encoded by the coding sequence ATGACACGTGGGGCGACGGGCGCCCGCCGCGCGCGCGGCGTCGTGTCCCTCGAATTCGTGCTGATGCTGCCGTTCCTGCTGATGGTGCTGATCGGCATCATCGACACGAGCCTGATCCTGTGCGACAAGGCCGTCATCACGAACGCGAGCCGCGAGGCCGCGCGCGCCGGCGTCATGCTGCGCGTGCCGATGCTGACCACGACGCAGATCGCCAACGTCGCGCAGAACTATATGCAAAACAGCCTGATCACCGGCGGCACCGCGACGACGCCGGCCGTGACCGTGAGCCAGGCGAACGGCACGACGGCGGGCACCGCGCTGACGGTGACGGTGACCTACACATATTCGGGGATGGTGCTGGGTTCCGCGTTCAGCGCGCTGACCGGCCCGGTGACGGTCTCGGCCACCTCGGTGATGCTTTATGAATGA
- a CDS encoding tetratricopeptide repeat protein, with protein MTRSVVRALALAAVLPVLAGGCGAPGVQTRPVLSHKSDDPQAELRIADSALAGGNVDLASTLYEKVLARHPDSLAARLGLGDVNYRAGDLERARILYEEAQRQSPAELGPRLGLARVALRQRRLDEAAQRYRDLLAAQPDHPLAAEGLGTVLDLQGRHVDAQAVYRDALRAHPDAQGLRIDLGLSLVLSNRPREGVNVLLDVAGLPDAPWQARQNLAFAYGVLGNTDSAKKLLSADLPASAVADNLRFYQAVRARLASRGAAGGGPPLSGAALESGVAPPGVGAAK; from the coding sequence ATGACACGATCCGTCGTACGCGCGCTCGCGCTCGCGGCCGTGCTGCCGGTGCTGGCCGGCGGCTGCGGCGCGCCGGGCGTCCAGACACGGCCGGTGCTGTCGCACAAGAGCGACGACCCGCAGGCCGAACTGCGCATCGCGGACAGCGCGCTCGCCGGCGGCAACGTCGATCTCGCGTCGACGCTGTACGAGAAGGTGCTCGCCCGACATCCCGATTCGCTCGCGGCGCGGCTGGGGCTCGGCGACGTCAACTATCGCGCCGGCGACCTGGAACGCGCGCGGATCCTCTATGAGGAAGCGCAGCGGCAGTCGCCCGCGGAGCTCGGCCCGCGGCTCGGGCTCGCGCGCGTCGCGTTGCGACAGCGCCGGCTCGACGAAGCCGCGCAGCGCTATCGCGACCTGCTGGCCGCGCAGCCGGACCATCCGCTCGCGGCGGAAGGGCTCGGCACCGTGCTCGACCTGCAGGGGCGCCATGTGGATGCGCAGGCCGTGTATCGCGACGCGCTGCGCGCGCACCCGGACGCGCAGGGGCTGCGCATCGATCTCGGGCTGTCGCTCGTGCTGAGCAACCGGCCGCGCGAGGGCGTGAACGTGCTGCTCGACGTCGCGGGGCTGCCCGATGCGCCGTGGCAGGCGCGCCAGAACCTCGCGTTCGCGTATGGGGTGCTCGGCAACACCGATTCGGCGAAGAAGCTGCTGTCCGCGGATCTGCCCGCGTCGGCGGTGGCCGACAACCTGCGCTTCTACCAGGCGGTGCGCGCGCGACTCGCGTCGCGCGGGGCTGCCGGCGGCGGGCCGCCGCTGTCGGGCGCGGCGCTGGAGTCGGGCGTCGCGCCGCCGGGCGTGGGGGCCGCAAAATGA